The sequence CTGGAGACGCCGGACGCACTGGTGCAGCACTTCCCGGAGCTGGCGGCGCGGTGCCGGATGGCCCAGGGGAATGCGGCGCCGTCGTCGGTGTGCCTGCCGCTGTCGGTGGACGGACGCGCGCTGGGCACGCTGCTGTTCACCTTCTCCGAGCCGCGCGTCTTCGACGATGACGAGCGCGCCTTCCTGGAGCTGCTCGCGCACCACGCGGCGCAGGCGTTGGCGCGAGCCCGGCTGCTGGAGCAGGAGCAGCGCGCGCGAGCTGCACTGCGCGAGGCACACCAGACGCTGGCCGCCATCATCCAGGCGTCCCCCGCGGCCATCATGCTGGTGGACATGGACGGCACGGTGCGGCTGTGGAATCCGGCCGCGGAGCGCATGTTCGGGTGGACGGCGGACGAGGTGCTCGGCCAGGTGCTGCCGGGAGTGCCCGAGTCTCGGCGCGAGGAGTTCCACCGCGACTTGGAGGGCGTGGCGCAGGGACGCGTGCTGTCCGGCGCGGAGACGGTGCGACAGCACCGGGACGGCACGCCCATCCAGGTGGCGCAGTGGACGGCGCGGGTGTGTCCGCCGGGCGGCCCCGCGCAGTGCCTGGGCATCGTCGTGGACGTCACCGAGCGCCAGCGCAGCGAGGACGCACAGCGCTTCCTCGCGGGGGCGGGTGGAGTGCTCGCCGCGAGCCTGGAGCAGGAGCAGACGCTGAAGCACGTGGCGCACCTCGCGGTGCCCGAGTACGCGGAGACGTGCGGCGTCTTCCTCTCGGAGGAGACAGGAGAAGTGCGCTGCGTGGCCACGGCGGATGCGGACGATGCCGTGCCTCGAGTCATTCCCGTTCCCGGCCTCGACGTCGTGTCGCAGGTCATCGCCTCCGGCGAGCCCGCGCTGCACACGGGACAGGAGGAGGACACCGCAGGCACATGCGCATGGCTTTGCGTGCCCCTGCAGGTCCGGGGACAGGCCTTCGGCGCGCTGACGTTCGTCACCTCTCGCCGGCACTACGACGCGCGAGATTTGGAACTGGCGCAGGAGCTGGCCCGGCGCGCGGCGCTCGCGCTCGACAACGCTCGCCTCTATCGCGAGGCACGTCAGGCCATCCGCCTGCGCGAGGAGTTCCTCTCCATCGCCAGCCACGAGCTGAAGACGCCCATCAGCGCGCTCCAGCTCCAGGTGCAGACGCTACAGGCCGCGCTGACGCGCTCGCCCTCGGGCATCCCCGCCCCGCGCCTGCAGCGCTCCCTCGACGTGGTGGAGCGCCAGCTCAAGCGCCAGACGCAGCTGGTCAACGAGCTGCTCGACGTGTCCCGCATCAGCGCGGGCCGGTTGGACTTGTGCCTGGAGTCCCTGGACCTCGGCGCGCTGGTGCGCGAAGTGGCCGAGCGCTTCGAGCCGGAGCTGGCCCGCACCGGCACGCCGCTGGAGCTCGTCCTGGCGCCGGGCGCCCTGGGACGGTGGGACCGGCTCCGGCTGGACCAGGTGCTCACCAACCTCCTGTCCAACGCGGTGAAGTACGGCCGGAGCCAGCCCGTGCACGTGGAGCTGACGACCACCGACACGTGCGTGCGCGTGGCCGTGCGCGACGAGGGCATCGGCATCGCCGCGGAGCACCTGTCGCGCCTCTTCCACCGCTTCGAGCGCGCCGTCTCCGAGCGCAACTACGGCGGCTTCGGGCTGGGGCTCTGGATTGCGCGGCAGATGGTGGAGGCGATGGGCGGCAGCATCGCCGTCAGCAGCAACCTGGGCGTGGGCTCCACCTTCACCGTGGAGCTGCCCCGCACTCGCGCCGAGGGGTGAGGAACGCCTTCACGTCCCCCACCCCGGCGCCCAGGCTCACAGCGCCAGCAGCAGGAGGGCGACCTTCTCCTCGTCGGAGGCGGCCAGGAACTCGTCCGGCAGCCAGATTTCGGACGGCGGCGTGGAGGCCACGTCGCAGCTCCGCTTGCCCATGTACTTCCGGCCCTCGTCCTGCGCCTTCAGCCGGTAGGTGCAGTCGCGGACGTATATCTTCATCTCGCTGGGGCTCAGCTTCAGGTCCACCGGGCGCCCGCCGAAGCCGCCCTTGGCGACGAGCGCGTCGCCCTCCTTCGACACCTTGAGGTTCACCTGGGCGTTGCCCAGCGTGCCCGTCACCGCACCCGGCTTCAGCCCGAGGGCGACGACGCCCAGGTACGTGCGGCCCCGCAGCTCACCGGGCGAGCGCGTGATTTGGAAGTCCTGCCCCGTCACCTCTCCGGCCGTCATCACGAGGTTGTACTGCTCGCGGGCAATCCGCAGGTTGATGGCGTCCTGTCGGGGCGCCGACACCGCGACTCCCGCTCCCAGCAACATCCCCATCACCAACACACCCCGGCGCAGCGGCATCAGAAAGCGCTTCATACGGAATCCTCCTCTCCCAGGTCCTGGCTCCGGGAGTCTTAACGTCCGTCCGCACATCACATACCGGCACGCCCATCACCCGACGCCAACCCCCGGGAATCACACCCGGAAGAACCTGCGCACGGCCCCGCCAACCCCTTCGAGTCGGCCCGCCCGCCCGCCTGCCCACCTGCCCCGTCCCGGGGACGGGGACCGGTGTCCTCCGTCAGTGCCTCCCTGGGAAACGGCCCCCGCGACGACATGTCGCGCACACCCGGCTATTTCGGGCCTGACGCCTCGCCGCCCCGCGCGCCCGGAGTCCCGAGGTGCTTTTCGAGGAACATCAGCGCGGTCATCTGCGAGTAGTCGCGGTTGTGCTTCTTCTGGAAGCCGTGGCCCTCGTCGGTGGCCAGCATGTACCAGACGTCCGAGCCGCGCTTGCGCACGGCCTGGACAATCTGCTCCGCCTCCGACTGCGGCACGCGCGGGTCATTGGCGCCCTGCTGCACGTAGAGCGCGGCGCGAATCTTCTCCACCGCCGTGAGCGGAGAGATGCGCTCCTGCACCTTGCGCACCTCCGCGTCCCGCTCGTCGCCGTACTCCGCGCGCCGCAGGTCCTGACGATACGCCTGCGTATTCTGGAGGAAGCTGCCCAGCGAGGAGATGCCCACCACGTCCACCGCGGCCTTGATGCGCTCCGGGTAGAAGGCCACCGACGCCAGCGTCATGTACCCCCCATACGAGCCGCCGAAGACGCCCACGCGCGACGCATCCAAATCCTTCCGCGAGGCGATGAAGTCCAGCGTCGCGCCGATGTCCGCGAGGCTCTGCTCGCGCTTCACGCCGTCATCCATGGCCCGGTACGTCTTGCCGTACCCGTCCGAGCCGCGCACGTTGGGCACCAGCACCGCGATGCCCGACTCCGTCACGAGGTACTGGGTGAAGTTGTTGAAGATGGGGAGGCTCTGCGACTCGGGGCCGCCGTGGAAGACGATGACGACGGGCACCTTCCCGGTGGCATTCCTGGGCTTGTAGAGGAAGGCCGGCACCGTCACGCCGTCGGTGGACGGGTAGCGCACCAACTCCGGCTCCGTGAAGATGGACGTGTCGATGCCGCCCACCTCCGAGCGCGTCCACCGCGTGGGCCTGCGCGTCTTGAGGTCCACCGTCCACACGTCCAGCGGCGAGCGCGCGTCCCCCATCGCGAAGGCCAACAGGTCCGAGCGCTGCAACGGGAAGCGCAGCGTGGTCACCACGCCCTTCGGCACGTCCAGCGGCGACAGCTTCTGCGTGCGCGTGTCCAGCAGGTACACGCGGGTGTAGCCATCCTCGTTGAAGCCCACCGCGAGCTGGCGCCCATCCGCGGACAGCGTCGCGCCCACCACGTTCCACCGCACCGACTTCGTCAGTGACACGGGCGCCGAGGTGAAGGGCGCCTTCGCGAGCTCCAGGCGGTACAGCTCGTTGAAGTCGGAGTAGCGATCCGTCACGAGGTACACGGCCTGCCCGTCCTGCGTGAAGACGGCGGCGGCGACGCTGCCCTTGCCCTCCTTCGGAGTGAGCTGGCGGCGCTCGCCCGTCTTCACGTCCACCACGTGCAGGTCCGCGTCATCCACCGCGCGCCGCTGAACGACGAGCAGCTTCGAGCCGTCCGGAGAGAACTCCACTGGCAGCCACGTGCCCTCCGCCTCCGTCACGCGGCGGGCCTGGCGCGGAGCGACGGTGGGGGCCAGGTACACGTCCGTGTCCTTGCCGTTGCGGCCCGTGCCGCCATACGTGAGCCAGCGGCCATCGCGCGAGACGCGCAGGCCCTCGTGGCGGCTCTTGCCGTCGGTGAGCAGCTCCGAGCGGCCCGTGCGCCGGTCCAGCCTGAAGAGCTGGAAGAACTCACCGCCGCCCTTGTCCTGCAGGTAGTAGACGGTCTGCGGATTGCCGGGCTGGAAGCGCGCGGTGTTGATGGGCTCGTCCGTGAAGGTGAGCTGCGTGCGCGCGCCCATGGGCATCTCCACCACGTGGAGTTGGTTGGTGTCCGCGAAGCGCGTGGAGATGAGCACCTGCTTGCCGTCGTCCGTCACGTCCATCAGCGCGGCCGCGCGCGCCTCCAGGTACTGGTCCAGCCGCTGACGCAACTCCGGCGGCACTGGCGGCACGTTGCTCACCCAGAGGTTCGGCTGGCCGGGCAACTGGGCGATGCCGGGCACCTGCGAGGGAGCCTTCGACGCGGGAGCAGCCTGTGCGGCCGGCGGTGTCACGGGAGCCTGCGCCTGAGCGGCCAGCAACGACACGACGAGCGAAAAGGTTCCGGGGGTCATTGGTGGGCGCAAGCTAACAGTGCGTCCGGCGGAGGCCACACTTCCGGTAGGTAGAGGGACGAGCGAGATGGCCGCTGCCTTGCGGTGTACTGCCGGCCTTCTGGCAGCGAGCCCTTTCCTCTGCCTACCTCATCCCCGTACGGACGCTCGTCGCGGCGCACGCAGGCCGCCGGGCCGGCTTCCCATGGAAAGCCGCGGCGCAAGGCGGAAGGCCCACCCCACATCACCGGCGCAAATCCCCCAACACACGTCCCGGGGAATGCTCTCCCGCACCAGGTGCAGGCAGGCGATAGTCCCCCGAGAATGAAACAAGCGGTATCAATCTATTGAAATAGATCGGACTCTAGGGCCAATAGATTGGCGATCCGGCCGATTTTATTTTAATAGATTGGATATGCCTCGTCAGAACCTCACCCCCGATACCACCCCCGTCGCAGTGGT comes from Pyxidicoccus parkwaysis and encodes:
- a CDS encoding sensor histidine kinase produces the protein MALLAEASRVLADVSLEPPAVMERLCELVVPLLGAACALRLMSEDGRWLRTVASASATPETRLLFQSLVAPVLRADEGPSAEVLRSGQALWVPRLEVEELRRLVPPQHHGLLERIPFTRSLVLPLRARGRGLGTLTVWREPAAAPFEAGEQLLLQELADRAALALDVARLYAAERRARQSAEVAAGRLARLQRVTAELSQVLTAPRVAEVVVDQGVEAVGARGGGFWLVEPGDGQARLLRCTGEDARMLSGVFSAVPLEQCSPITESIREARPVWLETPDALVQHFPELAARCRMAQGNAAPSSVCLPLSVDGRALGTLLFTFSEPRVFDDDERAFLELLAHHAAQALARARLLEQEQRARAALREAHQTLAAIIQASPAAIMLVDMDGTVRLWNPAAERMFGWTADEVLGQVLPGVPESRREEFHRDLEGVAQGRVLSGAETVRQHRDGTPIQVAQWTARVCPPGGPAQCLGIVVDVTERQRSEDAQRFLAGAGGVLAASLEQEQTLKHVAHLAVPEYAETCGVFLSEETGEVRCVATADADDAVPRVIPVPGLDVVSQVIASGEPALHTGQEEDTAGTCAWLCVPLQVRGQAFGALTFVTSRRHYDARDLELAQELARRAALALDNARLYREARQAIRLREEFLSIASHELKTPISALQLQVQTLQAALTRSPSGIPAPRLQRSLDVVERQLKRQTQLVNELLDVSRISAGRLDLCLESLDLGALVREVAERFEPELARTGTPLELVLAPGALGRWDRLRLDQVLTNLLSNAVKYGRSQPVHVELTTTDTCVRVAVRDEGIGIAAEHLSRLFHRFERAVSERNYGGFGLGLWIARQMVEAMGGSIAVSSNLGVGSTFTVELPRTRAEG
- a CDS encoding S9 family peptidase, with amino-acid sequence MTPGTFSLVVSLLAAQAQAPVTPPAAQAAPASKAPSQVPGIAQLPGQPNLWVSNVPPVPPELRQRLDQYLEARAAALMDVTDDGKQVLISTRFADTNQLHVVEMPMGARTQLTFTDEPINTARFQPGNPQTVYYLQDKGGGEFFQLFRLDRRTGRSELLTDGKSRHEGLRVSRDGRWLTYGGTGRNGKDTDVYLAPTVAPRQARRVTEAEGTWLPVEFSPDGSKLLVVQRRAVDDADLHVVDVKTGERRQLTPKEGKGSVAAAVFTQDGQAVYLVTDRYSDFNELYRLELAKAPFTSAPVSLTKSVRWNVVGATLSADGRQLAVGFNEDGYTRVYLLDTRTQKLSPLDVPKGVVTTLRFPLQRSDLLAFAMGDARSPLDVWTVDLKTRRPTRWTRSEVGGIDTSIFTEPELVRYPSTDGVTVPAFLYKPRNATGKVPVVIVFHGGPESQSLPIFNNFTQYLVTESGIAVLVPNVRGSDGYGKTYRAMDDGVKREQSLADIGATLDFIASRKDLDASRVGVFGGSYGGYMTLASVAFYPERIKAAVDVVGISSLGSFLQNTQAYRQDLRRAEYGDERDAEVRKVQERISPLTAVEKIRAALYVQQGANDPRVPQSEAEQIVQAVRKRGSDVWYMLATDEGHGFQKKHNRDYSQMTALMFLEKHLGTPGARGGEASGPK